A stretch of Pristiophorus japonicus isolate sPriJap1 chromosome 12, sPriJap1.hap1, whole genome shotgun sequence DNA encodes these proteins:
- the LOC139277341 gene encoding uncharacterized protein gives MGKHTRTATDTSAAPKVMPPQPAAQPQARTQRPEGGGAGQESADDPTRSGAEEFRLSPINPLGLFSTDESADFEEPALPRSRSHSTPRPSRGPPVILASNLEVPVPSTSPLGTPFVPRMAPTPRRPRGRGRSVPRARHDSGEMVQLSRRTADIGDQLIEALGGISRQLATMTEYFPCMVESLAAIARNTAATGLPVVPECSTPLLGSASPLRTTDESKDQDLASASENVAPSAPPAPVPVQPPHLPSPPQ, from the exons atggggaagcacacccggacagccacggacacatctgcagcccctaaagtgatgccac ctcagccagcagcgcagccccaggcaaggacacagaggccagaaggtgggggcgcggggcaggagtcggcggacgatcctactagatctggtgctgaggagttccgattgtcgcccatcaatccgctgggtctgttctcaacggatgagagcgcggacttcgaagaacctgcattgccacgctccagaagccattccaccccaaggccatctcgtggtcctccggtcattctcgcCTCCAATCTGGAGGTGCcggtcccaagcacctctccactgggcaccccatttgtccccaggatggcgccgaccccgcggaggcctcgtggacgcggaaggtctgttccacgagcgcgacatgacagcggagagatggtacagttgtccaggaggactgcagacattggtgaccagctcatcgaagcactggggggcatatcccgacagctggccaccatgaccgagtactttccatgcatggtggagtccctggctgcgatagccaggaacactgctgccactggcctcccagtggtccccgagtgcagcactccactcctaggttccgcctcacccctgcgaacgacagatgagagcaaggaccaagatcttgcttctgcatcagagaatgttgccccatcGGCAcctcctgctcccgtacccgtgcaaccaccgcatctgccttcacccccccaatga